Proteins encoded in a region of the Rutidosis leptorrhynchoides isolate AG116_Rl617_1_P2 chromosome 9, CSIRO_AGI_Rlap_v1, whole genome shotgun sequence genome:
- the LOC139868093 gene encoding cytochrome c biogenesis CcmF C-terminal-like mitochondrial protein, whose protein sequence is MRCPGHPHLERRVEVFGPVALPVPPSSGDAFVGGAPPEIGLEAVTLPTSRQLMAVGHDYYKKAPMKMNISHGGVCIFMLGVLLSCDPAAYVRPVAHASYLFRAGGLNSDSIWELSQQLSTPSRSRGLIYR, encoded by the coding sequence ATGAGGTGCCCTGGGCACCCCCATTTAGAAAGAAGGGTCGAAGTTTTTGGGCCTGTAGCTTTACCCGTCCCCCCTTCGTCGGGCGATGCTTTTGTGGGGGGTGCGCCACCAGAAATCGGGCTTGAAGCTGTCACCTTACCAACGAGCCGACAGCTGATGGCTGTTGGTCACGACTACTACAAAAAAGCTCCAATGAAGATGAATATTTCACATGGAGGAGTGTGCATCTTTATGTTGGGTGTTCTTCTATCGTGCGACCCGGCGGCTTATGTGCGACCTGTGGCCCACGCCTCCTATTTGTTCAGGGCGGGCGGCCTGAACTCTGATTCGATCTGGGAGCTTTCACAACAATTGTCTACTCCTTCTCGGAGTCGAGGCTTAATCTATAGATAG